In a genomic window of Occallatibacter riparius:
- the hutI gene encoding imidazolonepropionase, with amino-acid sequence MIKAIVNIGQLVTLAGPARPRVGAELHEVGIRENAALLLEHGRIAAVGSSDEIRSKVPLHEVLDAQGRCVTPGFVDAHTHLVFAGNRADEYEKRIAGATYQEIAAAGGGILRTVRLTREASEDELLASTRRHRDWMLRGGTTTIEAKSGYGLDHDTELKMLRVIARLNEEGPAHLIPTLLSAHTVPPEFIDRRAEYIRWVAEDLIPKVAAAGLARYCDAFCDDHAFTVDETRVVLESAKRHGLGLRIHAEQFRPGTGAALAAELGAATADHLETVMDETLAQLRQAGVQPVLLPGSVFALSRTQYPPARKMVEAGLAIVLATDFNPGSSPVPSMPFMLSLACLQMRLTPAEALTAATINAAHTLGLGAEIGSLEKGKRADFLIHEFTDYRELAYFIAAPARPRVFIGGAEVAT; translated from the coding sequence GTGATCAAGGCGATCGTCAATATCGGGCAGTTGGTCACACTGGCGGGGCCGGCACGGCCACGCGTGGGCGCGGAGTTGCACGAGGTCGGCATCCGCGAGAATGCGGCCCTACTGCTTGAGCATGGCCGCATTGCTGCGGTCGGATCCTCTGACGAAATCCGGTCCAAAGTGCCGCTTCATGAAGTGCTCGACGCCCAAGGTCGCTGCGTCACTCCAGGCTTTGTCGATGCGCATACGCACTTGGTCTTCGCCGGCAATCGCGCAGATGAGTACGAGAAGCGAATCGCAGGCGCGACCTACCAGGAGATCGCCGCAGCCGGCGGCGGCATTCTGCGCACCGTGCGGCTAACGCGCGAGGCGAGCGAGGATGAGTTGCTGGCGTCCACGCGTCGCCATCGCGACTGGATGCTCCGCGGCGGCACCACGACCATCGAGGCGAAGTCGGGCTACGGCCTCGACCACGACACAGAGCTGAAGATGCTGCGCGTGATTGCGCGGCTGAATGAGGAAGGCCCGGCTCATCTCATCCCAACTCTTCTCTCTGCGCACACCGTTCCTCCCGAGTTCATCGACCGCCGCGCTGAGTACATCCGCTGGGTCGCAGAGGACCTGATTCCCAAAGTGGCAGCCGCTGGCCTGGCCCGCTACTGCGACGCCTTCTGCGACGACCACGCCTTCACAGTAGATGAGACGCGCGTAGTGCTGGAGTCCGCAAAACGACATGGGCTGGGTCTGCGGATTCATGCCGAGCAGTTCCGGCCCGGCACAGGTGCTGCGCTCGCCGCCGAGCTGGGTGCGGCCACGGCGGATCATCTCGAAACCGTAATGGATGAGACGCTGGCACAATTGCGCCAGGCAGGCGTGCAGCCCGTACTGTTGCCTGGCTCCGTCTTCGCGCTGAGCCGTACGCAGTACCCGCCGGCGCGCAAGATGGTGGAGGCCGGGCTTGCGATTGTGCTGGCAACGGACTTCAACCCAGGATCATCGCCGGTTCCCTCGATGCCATTCATGCTTTCACTGGCGTGCTTGCAGATGCGGCTCACACCGGCAGAGGCGCTGACCGCCGCAACGATCAATGCAGCCCACACCCTGGGCCTCGGCGCAGAGATCGGCTCGCTCGAGAAGGGTAAGCGCGCTGATTTCCTGATCCACGAATTTACTGATTATCGTGAGCTAGCGTATTTCATCGCGGCTCCGGCACGGCCGCGGGTGTTCATCGGAGGCGCTGAAGTCGCGACTTAA
- a CDS encoding APC family permease, which produces MAAVPALKRTIRFRDLFLFYVVSGLSVRWTAMAAAAGPSILLVWIAALFCFFVPLAASVMELSSRFPEEGGLYIWTREAFGDASGFISAWTYLMSNLPYFPGVLYFGAASTLFAFGGGARSLATDPLYFISFSVAWLGIITFINIRGLNLGKWLNNLCAIGAVLPLIALVSLAVIAYFRFGSANQFSMASLTPHFTLGNAVFWSSVFFAFGGVEAGSAMGDEIENPRRIIPWAILLGGGVLALGYIGGTTALLIALPSSAVAGPDGFINGVALLSSRLHVEWLIAPVALLVGLNSVGGAAAYLSSTSRLPFVAGIDHYLPPAFGKVHTRYRTPYVAIGLYGLAGVIVALASQAGTTVRGAYDVLVSMAIIAYFIPYLMLFGAMIRLQSRPAGPEVRRVPGGKPVAIMLAIIGIISTSATIVLSVIPSADEPNKPLAVLKVVGGSGILIGAGVLIFLIGRMRMRRALQDIAVKG; this is translated from the coding sequence ATGGCCGCTGTTCCCGCGCTCAAACGCACCATCCGATTTCGCGATCTCTTCCTGTTTTACGTGGTCAGCGGACTCAGCGTCCGCTGGACGGCGATGGCCGCGGCGGCCGGCCCCAGTATTCTGCTCGTCTGGATCGCGGCGCTTTTCTGCTTCTTCGTTCCGCTGGCTGCAAGCGTGATGGAACTGTCCTCGCGCTTTCCAGAGGAGGGCGGCCTGTACATCTGGACGCGAGAGGCCTTCGGCGACGCATCGGGGTTCATCTCCGCGTGGACGTACCTGATGAGCAACCTGCCTTACTTTCCGGGCGTGCTCTATTTTGGTGCAGCCTCCACACTCTTCGCTTTCGGGGGCGGCGCGCGCAGCCTCGCTACCGACCCGCTCTACTTCATCAGCTTTTCGGTCGCGTGGCTGGGCATCATCACGTTCATTAACATTCGCGGCCTGAACCTGGGCAAATGGCTCAACAACCTATGCGCCATTGGGGCGGTACTGCCATTGATCGCATTGGTTTCGCTCGCCGTGATTGCGTACTTCCGTTTTGGTTCAGCGAATCAATTCAGTATGGCAAGTCTCACGCCGCATTTCACTTTGGGCAATGCCGTCTTCTGGTCGAGCGTCTTCTTCGCATTTGGCGGAGTGGAGGCCGGGTCCGCCATGGGCGATGAGATCGAAAACCCGCGGCGGATCATCCCCTGGGCCATTCTGCTGGGCGGCGGCGTGCTCGCACTCGGCTACATCGGTGGAACTACGGCCCTGCTGATTGCACTGCCCAGCTCCGCCGTGGCCGGGCCTGACGGATTCATCAATGGGGTGGCGCTGCTTAGCTCGCGCCTACATGTCGAGTGGCTCATCGCGCCCGTCGCATTGCTCGTAGGACTGAATTCGGTCGGCGGTGCGGCGGCGTATCTCTCGTCAACATCGCGCCTGCCCTTCGTCGCAGGAATCGATCACTACCTTCCGCCCGCGTTCGGAAAGGTCCACACGCGATACCGCACGCCCTACGTCGCCATTGGGCTTTATGGGCTCGCAGGAGTTATCGTGGCTCTCGCCAGCCAGGCCGGCACCACTGTACGCGGTGCATACGACGTCTTGGTCAGCATGGCGATCATCGCCTACTTCATTCCCTATCTAATGCTGTTCGGCGCGATGATCCGCCTGCAATCGCGCCCTGCAGGGCCAGAGGTGCGCCGAGTACCTGGTGGCAAGCCCGTTGCGATCATGCTCGCCATCATCGGCATCATCAGCACCAGCGCAACCATCGTGCTCTCGGTGATCCCCTCCGCCGACGAGCCCAACAAGCCGCTCGCGGTGCTGAAGGTCGTAGGAGGCAGCGGCATCCTCATCGGAGCGGGCGTGTTGATCTTTTTGATAGGGCGCATGCGCATGCGCCGCGCGTTGCAAGACATTGCGGTGAAGGGCTGA
- a CDS encoding universal stress protein, whose amino-acid sequence MAPSQAASVIPGKILVPIDFSPSSHQALEAATELAEKFGSKLYLLHVVPEYPGYALPESVSQQSIISDGKQKAEEHFEVSMAGLKTKGVQATSHVEVGSDVAGSILDAIDRENADLVVLTTHGHSGWYPQVFGSVAEKLVKLATVPVFLLRSPKPESSAKVTYSGMMEWW is encoded by the coding sequence ATGGCCCCATCGCAGGCAGCAAGCGTGATTCCTGGCAAAATTCTTGTTCCGATCGACTTCAGCCCCTCATCGCACCAGGCGCTCGAAGCCGCTACCGAGCTTGCCGAGAAGTTCGGCTCGAAGCTCTATCTTCTGCATGTTGTCCCCGAATACCCGGGTTACGCGCTGCCGGAGAGTGTTTCGCAGCAGTCGATCATCAGCGACGGCAAGCAGAAGGCCGAGGAGCATTTTGAGGTCTCCATGGCGGGATTGAAAACCAAGGGCGTCCAGGCTACTTCGCATGTTGAGGTAGGAAGTGACGTGGCCGGAAGCATCCTGGATGCGATCGACCGCGAGAACGCCGATCTGGTGGTGCTCACTACGCACGGCCATTCGGGCTGGTATCCGCAGGTATTCGGATCGGTGGCGGAGAAGCTGGTGAAGCTCGCGACTGTCCCAGTGTTTCTGCTGCGCAGCCCTAAGCCGGAGAGTTCGGCCAAGGTTACCTACAGCGGCATGATGGAGTGGTGGTAA
- a CDS encoding glutamate synthase subunit beta, with protein MGKVTGFLEIEREQPTRRAPEERIKDWFEIYNPFPEEKQRDQAARCMDCGVPFCHTGCPVNNIIPDWNDLVYNNRWEAAIRRLHATNNFPEFTGRICPAPCEAACVLGITEPPVSIKLIEKSIVERAWDEGFIRPEPPEHNTGKRVAVVGSGPAGLAAAQQLRRAGHSVTVYEKNDRIGGLLRYGIPNFKLEKHVIDRRIAQMKAEGVTFLTNAHVGVNIPVETLTEHYDAILLCGGAEQPRDLKIEGRELKGIHFAMEFLPQQNRRNEGDTVPDSIAISAKGKRVLIIGGGDTGADCLGTSHRQGALSVHQWEIMPKPPASRAGSTPWPLWPLQLRTESAHEEGGIRDWAINSLHFTGDENGNVKQVHACRVGPPPKFEATAGSEFTQDVDLVLLAMGFLGPVRNGMIEQLGLALDARGNVATTDYQSSVEGIFAAGDMRRGQSLVVWAISEGRKAAEAVDKYLAETAEPALLRHRLHA; from the coding sequence ATGGGTAAAGTTACCGGCTTTCTTGAAATTGAACGCGAACAGCCAACGCGCCGCGCACCTGAGGAGCGCATCAAGGACTGGTTCGAAATCTACAATCCGTTCCCTGAAGAAAAGCAGCGGGACCAGGCCGCTCGCTGCATGGATTGCGGCGTACCCTTCTGCCATACCGGCTGCCCCGTGAACAACATCATTCCCGACTGGAATGACCTTGTTTACAACAATCGCTGGGAAGCCGCTATCCGCCGTCTGCACGCGACTAACAACTTTCCTGAGTTCACGGGCCGCATCTGCCCTGCTCCGTGCGAGGCGGCCTGCGTCCTCGGCATCACCGAGCCGCCCGTCTCCATCAAGCTCATCGAGAAGAGCATCGTGGAGCGCGCGTGGGATGAAGGCTTCATCCGCCCCGAACCGCCTGAGCACAACACCGGCAAGCGCGTCGCTGTCGTCGGCAGCGGCCCCGCTGGTCTTGCCGCCGCACAGCAACTTCGGCGCGCCGGCCACTCCGTCACCGTCTACGAAAAGAATGACCGCATCGGGGGTCTGCTGCGTTACGGCATTCCCAACTTCAAGCTCGAGAAGCACGTCATCGATCGCCGCATCGCACAGATGAAGGCCGAGGGCGTGACGTTCCTGACCAATGCGCATGTCGGTGTAAACATCCCAGTCGAAACGCTGACCGAGCATTACGACGCTATCCTGCTGTGCGGCGGCGCCGAGCAGCCGCGCGACCTGAAGATTGAGGGCCGTGAGCTCAAGGGCATTCACTTCGCCATGGAGTTCCTGCCGCAGCAGAATCGCCGGAACGAGGGCGACACCGTCCCCGACAGCATCGCGATCAGCGCCAAGGGCAAGCGCGTGCTGATCATCGGCGGCGGCGACACGGGCGCGGACTGCCTGGGCACGAGCCACCGCCAAGGCGCTCTCTCCGTGCATCAGTGGGAGATCATGCCCAAGCCGCCTGCGTCGCGTGCTGGTTCAACGCCGTGGCCGCTTTGGCCGCTGCAGTTGCGCACGGAAAGCGCGCACGAAGAAGGCGGCATTCGCGACTGGGCCATCAACTCGCTTCACTTCACCGGCGACGAAAACGGCAACGTGAAGCAGGTGCACGCGTGCCGTGTGGGTCCGCCGCCGAAGTTCGAAGCCACTGCGGGATCTGAGTTCACGCAGGATGTGGACCTGGTGCTGCTGGCCATGGGCTTCCTGGGGCCGGTGCGCAACGGCATGATCGAGCAACTCGGTCTTGCGCTTGACGCACGCGGTAACGTGGCTACCACGGACTACCAGTCGTCGGTTGAAGGCATCTTTGCCGCCGGGGACATGCGCCGCGGACAGTCGCTCGTCGTCTGGGCCATCTCGGAAGGCCGCAAGGCCGCCGAAGCTGTCGACAAATACCTGGCCGAGACCGCGGAACCTGCCCTCCTCCGGCATCGCTTGCACGCGTAG